From Oreochromis niloticus isolate F11D_XX linkage group LG1, O_niloticus_UMD_NMBU, whole genome shotgun sequence, a single genomic window includes:
- the ano9b gene encoding anoctamin-9 isoform X1, with the protein MFFKKVEENIELWGSEKDDTEPLLPSLPTHRTFDYVLVANKVDNEQKALRQEAFIAQLKKKNIQITRIPHDNKEFFGLRAPSAMFEDYQYLLKVSDSCNWCGDEKGAVTQATRIRIVHFILHNTYINTGENLEELLMKDVFETMFCLHERKEQKKLRKKWARWTALFRGQPVNHIKSYFGEKVALYYLWLAWYTKLLVPAAILGVIVFLYGLAFFNTNPLIKEVCDSNITMCPRCEKRCKTWQLSDSCTYAKVTHLFDNEGTVAFAMFMAIWATLFLELWKRHRAKHVSKWKVYDWCEEEEELIMELVNDPNCKAKQFRHSYLQSTLVLILVTLMLMLIIGLAHALVVFRVVAAPLMSESKWDFLKDNANLVSVFLGAVLHYITIQIMTRVNRWVSLKLCDIEKLNSLAATERSFTVKMFTFQFFTLFSSLFYVAFFLGRINGHPGNYVRLAGYRLEECHPSGCLTDLFIQMAVIMLLKQTLNNIIEFTIPWCKRLVNEKAAKKLERKCGYCYRKACRDENGCIEPCDICKLRDWLRNYHLASSDAFSLFNEFLEMVIQFSFTTIFVAAFPLAPLLALINNIFEIRLDAIKMVRLEQRLVPKKTNDIGVWTKLLEAIGVLAVIANGLVIGITSDFIPRLVYRYHYGPCAKGKLNYTDCMEGYINDTLSTAYMNNSNFDAFINPWESHNFSVTECSYRDYRNENDYSLKSQFWLVLAVRFAFIILFEHVLVLCKFIAAWFVPDNPTQVKNERLQDKLTRLKDELREKKLSKSTDV; encoded by the exons ATGTTCTTCAAGAAGGTCGAG gAAAATATTGAGCTGTGGGGCAGCGAGAAGGATGACACTGAGCCTTTACTTCCTTCGCTG cCCACCCACAGAACATTTGACTATGTGCTGGTCGCCAATAAAGTGGACAATGAGCAAAAGGCTTTGAGACAGGAAGCCTTTATAGcacagctgaaaaagaaaaacatacaaatCACT aGGATTCCCCATGACAACAAAGAATTTTTTGGCCTGCGTGCTCCCAGTGCGATGTTTGAAGACTACCAGTACCTGCTGAAAGTTTCTGACTCTTGCAACTGGTGTGGAGATGAGAAAGGAGCCGTCACCCAGGCAACCAG GATCCGAATTGTTCATTTCATCCTTCATAACACGTACATCAACACAGGAG AAAACCTTGAAGAGCTGTTAATGAAGGATGTGTTTGAAACCATGTTCTGTCTTCATGAA AGAAAGgagcagaaaaagctgaggaAAAAATGGGCTCGATGGACAGCTCTGTTTAGGGGACAGCCGGTCAATCACATCAA GTCTTACTTCGGGGAGAAGGTGGCTCTGTACTACCTTTGGCTTGCCTGGTACACTAAACTGCTGGTACCAGCTGCTATTCTGGGTGTTATAGTGTTTCTCTATGGCCTCGCCTTTTTCAACACCAACCCTCTCAT TAAGGAAGTATGTGACTCCAACATCACTATGTGTCCTCGCTGTGAAAAGAGGTGTAAGACATGGCAACTCTCAGACAGCTGCACCTATGCTAAG GTCACACATTTGTTTGACAATGAAGGCACTGTGGCTTTTGCAATGTTCATGGCAATCTGGG CCACTCTATTCTTGGAGCTGTGGAAGAGACACAGAGCTAAACATGTTTCTAAATGGAAGGTCTATGACTGGTGTGAGGAGGAG GAGGAACTGATCATGGAACTAGTGAATGATCCAAACTGTAAAGCTAAACAGTTCAGACACTCCTATCTGCAGAGTACCCTGGTCCTCATCCTGGTAACACTCATG TTGATGCTGATTATTGGCCTCGCTCATGCTCTTGTGGTATTTCGAGTTGTTGCTGCCCCCTTGATGTCTGAAAGTAAATGGGATTTTTTGAAAGACAACGCCAACCTTGTATCTGTTTTTCTTGGAGCTGTGCTGCACTACATCACCATTCAGATCATGACCCGC GTCAACAGATGGGTCTCCCTGAAGTTGTGTGATATCG AGAAGCTGAACTCACTTGCTGCTACCGAGAGGAGCTTCACAGTCAAGATGTTCACCTTCCAGTTCTTCaccctcttctcctctctcttttATGTGGCCTTTTTTCTGGGCAG GATAAATGGCCATCCAGGAAACTATGTGCGTCTCGCTGGGTATCGACTGGAAGAG TGTCATCCCAGCGGCTGTCTGACAGACCTCTTCATCCAGATGGCTGTAATCATGCTGCTCAAACAGACTCTCAACAACATCATTGAGTTCACAATACC CTGGTGCAAAAGACTTGTGAATGAAAAAGCTGCAAagaagctggagaggaaatgcgGTTACTGTTACAGGAAGGCTTGTCGAGATGAAAATGGATGTATTGAACCATGTGACATTTGCAAACTTCGTGACTGGCTGCGTAACTACCACCTGGCCAGCAGTGATGCCTTCAGTCTGTTCAATGAATTCTTGGAAATGG TGATCCAATTTAGTTTCACCACCATATTCGTGGCAGCATTTCCCCTCGCACCCCTTTTAGcgctcatcaacaacatctttgaGATCCGTCTGGATGCTATCAAAATGGTCCGCCTGGAGCAACGACTGGTACCCAAGAAGACTAATGACATCG GTGTGTGGACAAAGCTGTTGGAGGCCATTGGTGTGCTGGCAGTGATCGCTAATGGTCTGGTTATTGGAATCACATCGGACTTTATTCCTCGACTTGTCTATCGTTACCATTACGGCCCATGTGCTAAGGGAAAGCTCAATTACACAGA CTGCATGGAGGGCTACATTAATGACACTCTGTCAACAGCCTATATGAATAATTCAAACTTCGACGCATTCATAAATCCCTGGGAAAGCCATAACTTCAGTGTCACAGAGTGCAG CTACAGAGACTACAGGAATGAAAACGACTACTCGCTGAAGTCTCAGTTCTGGTTGGTCTTGGCTGTGCGCTTTGCCTTTATCATCCTCTTCGAG CATGTTTTAGTGTTGTGTAAGTTTATAGCAGCCTGGTTCGTCCCGGATAATCCCACGCAAGTGAAAAATGAACGTCTGCAAGACAAACTGACTCGTCTGAAAGACGAGCTACG TGAAAAGAAACTGAGCAAATCAACAGATGTCTGA
- the ano9b gene encoding anoctamin-9 isoform X3 → MRKEPSPRQPGSELFISSFITRTSTQERKEQKKLRKKWARWTALFRGQPVNHIKSYFGEKVALYYLWLAWYTKLLVPAAILGVIVFLYGLAFFNTNPLIKEVCDSNITMCPRCEKRCKTWQLSDSCTYAKVTHLFDNEGTVAFAMFMAIWATLFLELWKRHRAKHVSKWKVYDWCEEEEELIMELVNDPNCKAKQFRHSYLQSTLVLILVTLMLMLIIGLAHALVVFRVVAAPLMSESKWDFLKDNANLVSVFLGAVLHYITIQIMTRVNRWVSLKLCDIEKLNSLAATERSFTVKMFTFQFFTLFSSLFYVAFFLGRINGHPGNYVRLAGYRLEECHPSGCLTDLFIQMAVIMLLKQTLNNIIEFTIPWCKRLVNEKAAKKLERKCGYCYRKACRDENGCIEPCDICKLRDWLRNYHLASSDAFSLFNEFLEMVIQFSFTTIFVAAFPLAPLLALINNIFEIRLDAIKMVRLEQRLVPKKTNDIGVWTKLLEAIGVLAVIANGLVIGITSDFIPRLVYRYHYGPCAKGKLNYTDCMEGYINDTLSTAYMNNSNFDAFINPWESHNFSVTECSYRDYRNENDYSLKSQFWLVLAVRFAFIILFEHVLVLCKFIAAWFVPDNPTQVKNERLQDKLTRLKDELREKKLSKSTDV, encoded by the exons ATGAGAAAGGAGCCGTCACCCAGGCAACCAG GATCCGAATTGTTCATTTCATCCTTCATAACACGTACATCAACACAGGAG AGAAAGgagcagaaaaagctgaggaAAAAATGGGCTCGATGGACAGCTCTGTTTAGGGGACAGCCGGTCAATCACATCAA GTCTTACTTCGGGGAGAAGGTGGCTCTGTACTACCTTTGGCTTGCCTGGTACACTAAACTGCTGGTACCAGCTGCTATTCTGGGTGTTATAGTGTTTCTCTATGGCCTCGCCTTTTTCAACACCAACCCTCTCAT TAAGGAAGTATGTGACTCCAACATCACTATGTGTCCTCGCTGTGAAAAGAGGTGTAAGACATGGCAACTCTCAGACAGCTGCACCTATGCTAAG GTCACACATTTGTTTGACAATGAAGGCACTGTGGCTTTTGCAATGTTCATGGCAATCTGGG CCACTCTATTCTTGGAGCTGTGGAAGAGACACAGAGCTAAACATGTTTCTAAATGGAAGGTCTATGACTGGTGTGAGGAGGAG GAGGAACTGATCATGGAACTAGTGAATGATCCAAACTGTAAAGCTAAACAGTTCAGACACTCCTATCTGCAGAGTACCCTGGTCCTCATCCTGGTAACACTCATG TTGATGCTGATTATTGGCCTCGCTCATGCTCTTGTGGTATTTCGAGTTGTTGCTGCCCCCTTGATGTCTGAAAGTAAATGGGATTTTTTGAAAGACAACGCCAACCTTGTATCTGTTTTTCTTGGAGCTGTGCTGCACTACATCACCATTCAGATCATGACCCGC GTCAACAGATGGGTCTCCCTGAAGTTGTGTGATATCG AGAAGCTGAACTCACTTGCTGCTACCGAGAGGAGCTTCACAGTCAAGATGTTCACCTTCCAGTTCTTCaccctcttctcctctctcttttATGTGGCCTTTTTTCTGGGCAG GATAAATGGCCATCCAGGAAACTATGTGCGTCTCGCTGGGTATCGACTGGAAGAG TGTCATCCCAGCGGCTGTCTGACAGACCTCTTCATCCAGATGGCTGTAATCATGCTGCTCAAACAGACTCTCAACAACATCATTGAGTTCACAATACC CTGGTGCAAAAGACTTGTGAATGAAAAAGCTGCAAagaagctggagaggaaatgcgGTTACTGTTACAGGAAGGCTTGTCGAGATGAAAATGGATGTATTGAACCATGTGACATTTGCAAACTTCGTGACTGGCTGCGTAACTACCACCTGGCCAGCAGTGATGCCTTCAGTCTGTTCAATGAATTCTTGGAAATGG TGATCCAATTTAGTTTCACCACCATATTCGTGGCAGCATTTCCCCTCGCACCCCTTTTAGcgctcatcaacaacatctttgaGATCCGTCTGGATGCTATCAAAATGGTCCGCCTGGAGCAACGACTGGTACCCAAGAAGACTAATGACATCG GTGTGTGGACAAAGCTGTTGGAGGCCATTGGTGTGCTGGCAGTGATCGCTAATGGTCTGGTTATTGGAATCACATCGGACTTTATTCCTCGACTTGTCTATCGTTACCATTACGGCCCATGTGCTAAGGGAAAGCTCAATTACACAGA CTGCATGGAGGGCTACATTAATGACACTCTGTCAACAGCCTATATGAATAATTCAAACTTCGACGCATTCATAAATCCCTGGGAAAGCCATAACTTCAGTGTCACAGAGTGCAG CTACAGAGACTACAGGAATGAAAACGACTACTCGCTGAAGTCTCAGTTCTGGTTGGTCTTGGCTGTGCGCTTTGCCTTTATCATCCTCTTCGAG CATGTTTTAGTGTTGTGTAAGTTTATAGCAGCCTGGTTCGTCCCGGATAATCCCACGCAAGTGAAAAATGAACGTCTGCAAGACAAACTGACTCGTCTGAAAGACGAGCTACG TGAAAAGAAACTGAGCAAATCAACAGATGTCTGA
- the ano9b gene encoding anoctamin-9 isoform X2 encodes MFFKKVEENIELWGSEKDDTEPLLPSLPTHRTFDYVLVANKVDNEQKALRQEAFIAQLKKKNIQITRIPHDNKEFFGLRAPSAMFEDYQYLLKVSDSCNWCGDEKGAVTQATRIRIVHFILHNTYINTGENLEELLMKDVFETMFCLHERKEQKKLRKKWARWTALFRGQPVNHIKSYFGEKVALYYLWLAWYTKLLVPAAILGVIVFLYGLAFFNTNPLIKEVCDSNITMCPRCEKRCKTWQLSDSCTYAKVTHLFDNEGTVAFAMFMAIWATLFLELWKRHRAKHVSKWKVYDWCEEEEELIMELVNDPNCKAKQFRHSYLQSTLVLILVTLMVNRWVSLKLCDIEKLNSLAATERSFTVKMFTFQFFTLFSSLFYVAFFLGRINGHPGNYVRLAGYRLEECHPSGCLTDLFIQMAVIMLLKQTLNNIIEFTIPWCKRLVNEKAAKKLERKCGYCYRKACRDENGCIEPCDICKLRDWLRNYHLASSDAFSLFNEFLEMVIQFSFTTIFVAAFPLAPLLALINNIFEIRLDAIKMVRLEQRLVPKKTNDIGVWTKLLEAIGVLAVIANGLVIGITSDFIPRLVYRYHYGPCAKGKLNYTDCMEGYINDTLSTAYMNNSNFDAFINPWESHNFSVTECSYRDYRNENDYSLKSQFWLVLAVRFAFIILFEHVLVLCKFIAAWFVPDNPTQVKNERLQDKLTRLKDELREKKLSKSTDV; translated from the exons ATGTTCTTCAAGAAGGTCGAG gAAAATATTGAGCTGTGGGGCAGCGAGAAGGATGACACTGAGCCTTTACTTCCTTCGCTG cCCACCCACAGAACATTTGACTATGTGCTGGTCGCCAATAAAGTGGACAATGAGCAAAAGGCTTTGAGACAGGAAGCCTTTATAGcacagctgaaaaagaaaaacatacaaatCACT aGGATTCCCCATGACAACAAAGAATTTTTTGGCCTGCGTGCTCCCAGTGCGATGTTTGAAGACTACCAGTACCTGCTGAAAGTTTCTGACTCTTGCAACTGGTGTGGAGATGAGAAAGGAGCCGTCACCCAGGCAACCAG GATCCGAATTGTTCATTTCATCCTTCATAACACGTACATCAACACAGGAG AAAACCTTGAAGAGCTGTTAATGAAGGATGTGTTTGAAACCATGTTCTGTCTTCATGAA AGAAAGgagcagaaaaagctgaggaAAAAATGGGCTCGATGGACAGCTCTGTTTAGGGGACAGCCGGTCAATCACATCAA GTCTTACTTCGGGGAGAAGGTGGCTCTGTACTACCTTTGGCTTGCCTGGTACACTAAACTGCTGGTACCAGCTGCTATTCTGGGTGTTATAGTGTTTCTCTATGGCCTCGCCTTTTTCAACACCAACCCTCTCAT TAAGGAAGTATGTGACTCCAACATCACTATGTGTCCTCGCTGTGAAAAGAGGTGTAAGACATGGCAACTCTCAGACAGCTGCACCTATGCTAAG GTCACACATTTGTTTGACAATGAAGGCACTGTGGCTTTTGCAATGTTCATGGCAATCTGGG CCACTCTATTCTTGGAGCTGTGGAAGAGACACAGAGCTAAACATGTTTCTAAATGGAAGGTCTATGACTGGTGTGAGGAGGAG GAGGAACTGATCATGGAACTAGTGAATGATCCAAACTGTAAAGCTAAACAGTTCAGACACTCCTATCTGCAGAGTACCCTGGTCCTCATCCTGGTAACACTCATG GTCAACAGATGGGTCTCCCTGAAGTTGTGTGATATCG AGAAGCTGAACTCACTTGCTGCTACCGAGAGGAGCTTCACAGTCAAGATGTTCACCTTCCAGTTCTTCaccctcttctcctctctcttttATGTGGCCTTTTTTCTGGGCAG GATAAATGGCCATCCAGGAAACTATGTGCGTCTCGCTGGGTATCGACTGGAAGAG TGTCATCCCAGCGGCTGTCTGACAGACCTCTTCATCCAGATGGCTGTAATCATGCTGCTCAAACAGACTCTCAACAACATCATTGAGTTCACAATACC CTGGTGCAAAAGACTTGTGAATGAAAAAGCTGCAAagaagctggagaggaaatgcgGTTACTGTTACAGGAAGGCTTGTCGAGATGAAAATGGATGTATTGAACCATGTGACATTTGCAAACTTCGTGACTGGCTGCGTAACTACCACCTGGCCAGCAGTGATGCCTTCAGTCTGTTCAATGAATTCTTGGAAATGG TGATCCAATTTAGTTTCACCACCATATTCGTGGCAGCATTTCCCCTCGCACCCCTTTTAGcgctcatcaacaacatctttgaGATCCGTCTGGATGCTATCAAAATGGTCCGCCTGGAGCAACGACTGGTACCCAAGAAGACTAATGACATCG GTGTGTGGACAAAGCTGTTGGAGGCCATTGGTGTGCTGGCAGTGATCGCTAATGGTCTGGTTATTGGAATCACATCGGACTTTATTCCTCGACTTGTCTATCGTTACCATTACGGCCCATGTGCTAAGGGAAAGCTCAATTACACAGA CTGCATGGAGGGCTACATTAATGACACTCTGTCAACAGCCTATATGAATAATTCAAACTTCGACGCATTCATAAATCCCTGGGAAAGCCATAACTTCAGTGTCACAGAGTGCAG CTACAGAGACTACAGGAATGAAAACGACTACTCGCTGAAGTCTCAGTTCTGGTTGGTCTTGGCTGTGCGCTTTGCCTTTATCATCCTCTTCGAG CATGTTTTAGTGTTGTGTAAGTTTATAGCAGCCTGGTTCGTCCCGGATAATCCCACGCAAGTGAAAAATGAACGTCTGCAAGACAAACTGACTCGTCTGAAAGACGAGCTACG TGAAAAGAAACTGAGCAAATCAACAGATGTCTGA